GGTGGGCCCTGTGCGGGTGTTTGATTATTATCTAGAAACGGTGTCGGGTTTGGTTTATGAACATAAAGGTACTGCGGGACCATCACGCCGAACAATAGATAGAAAATAGGAATGGACGAAAGCATTTGGAAAGGTTTCGAGACAATAAAAGTGTAAAAGAACATGATAGATACTGTGTACGCTGGGTTAGTCCAATTCAGAATCTTTATAAGCTCATCCATAAGCATGAATGGTACCCCTAATCTTGAGTTCATTTGTATGAAATTCCTACTTGTGATTTGCACAGACAATTTAGGCCTCTCTTTACCAGCAACCATACGATGATGAATCGTATTAACGGCCGTCTTAGAAGATGGCGGCAATGCCATCTTGATTATCTTTTCTATCAAGGTATCCGTCATCATCTTTTGTATATTCGACGTCGAGGGGAAACCCCCGCCATTGGCAGTTTGGCTGCTAGAAGCCTGCAGATTATCACGCATAGGATCAACAGTCTTAGAACCACCGGATAAACCATCCTTTTTCGCCTGGCTTTTCCCCTCTATGCCACTTTGTACCTTCCTTCCCTCAGGCGTTGACTTAGCCGCAGTGCCAGCATTGTAGGGATCATTCCAGAAAAAATTCGTAACCGAGTCCATCTATACGTGTACACACAGTATAGTTCCAAGATTACCACTAGCGACGTCAAATATTCTGTATTGTCTACCTGATCAATGGTTAAAATATGCACTATTCCTCGTTATTATTTCTCAAAATAGGATCATGAAGAAGGGGTAACCCCGAAGCTCCTCACCTTTACCATAAACGCACTATTGAAAGAGTTCAGCAACAAGAAAACATGCTACCAGCTTCCCCTAATGCTCAAGCGGCATTTGCTGCAACGTCATCCTAAAAGGCTATCATGAGATGCATATGATGATATCGGATATTAGAGCGTATACATGCAACATGCAACATGCCCATGTAAAATTGTGATATGTCACAGCGCTCATCACCCGGCGGACACTTCTATTGAATTGTCAATCATTATATAGTGAGCCAGATCAAATACACAATAAACAAACTATGCTTTCAATTCTGGCTTGTTGATAttagttttcattttgattACTTGCAGTGGCGTCAGTGTAATAACtgaattttgagaaaatatTTAAGCAAAGggtaaaaaatgaataagcaagaagaagaggacTCAGAACGAGAGGAAATGCTAAGTGTCCAGAAAAATGATCCCGGGAAACTAAAGCAGCTAGGAATGCAGCTAGTATCTCCAGGGTTGGATGAAGACAGATTGAGCGAAAACATGATTTCgaagatcaaaaaatccaagGATATTGAGAAAAACCAAAAGTTACTGATATCCAAACTCTCGCAAAAAGACGAGGATCACACTGGTAGACCCCCAGCTATTACAGTATCTTCACCGGACAGAACTATGTCTTTCAAATCGCGGAATCACTCtctgaagaggaaaagaattCCTTCAGCGCTAAACGTTTCTGGTGTACGATCATCTTCGCAGTGGCACGCATCCAAAAGTGCCCCACCAAACATAACAAGATTTCCACAACAGCAAATCAATCCTAGAGTCAGATATATGGGTAGAGTAGCCCCTGCCGCCCAAGATTATCCCTCTCCGACAGCGAATCCATACATGACGGCGGCTTACCCTTTTCCATATACTGGATTGCCACCAGTACCATACTACCCGTATATTTCCACGCCAACACATACTCATTCATACGAAGGGTGTTATCCTCCAATGTATCCGACCCCCATGTACAATAGTGCTATGACACCAGCCGATAACCAGGCAAAGCGCAAGAAACCAACGAGGAGGTCATCACACTGGGATGATTTGGCTtcgagaaaaaagaattatatCTCTAGACAACGCAGCGGAGATATCATTACCAGTAGAACTGATAGCGAGACAGGGAGCCCCGTCACAAAACATGTGTTGAGCGAAGACGCATCACTCAACGATGACATTGGTGATGACAACGACAAAGAGAAGAGCATTAGCGGGGAGATATATCTGTATGATGacgttttcaaatttgagGTCCGCAGTGACAAGGATGATTATATGAAAGCGTGTGATAGAATCTGGAACGAATGGCaaagcttgaaaaaatgacaggatcttttttttctttacgtGATAAAAGCACTTACAATGGGCCTGCACTGCAAAACTAAATGCCATGCGGTATATGTATTCACGTAGACTATAAAATATTAAATAATGTACGAAAAAGCAACAAGAAGCACGATAGAATCAGTGGGATAACTCGTGGTAGTATTCATCATAATGGGGCACTTCGCTAGCTATTTCTGCAGCATCGAAATCCGATGAGTGTTTGGTATCACTAATCAAATCGGTAATCTTACTCAAGTTCAATTCCAAGTAGTTTTCCAAGAACTGGCCAACTTCGGTGTTTTCATGATTGCCTTGCAAACTCTCCAAGAGGTATGACCATGTGGCTTTCTTGTTTGTGTATGCGTATATGTTAACATCGACTGCACTATGGCCATGCGTAGTCCAGCCAATTTGAGCTCTGAACGAGACCATGTCATTTAGTTTATCCTGAATGGCATTCATGTTGTCACCCAAATGAATCAACGTCTTCACATCATCATCTGTGTAGTCGAAGATACCCAAGTCCCTTTCCAAGACCTCATatttaatgaaattttctatCTTGCTGGTTGCACCTTTATGTACATGGACAAAATCTACCAGCTtcctcttcaaaaattctccTGAATGCGTGGCGTTGGCGAGAACTTGTGGATACCAAACATAATCTGGATAGCCGACGGTGACTTGTCTCGAGACGGCTAAGCCACCAGTCTCGTGATCTGATGTAGACACCAAGACAGTTTCAGTGTCGGAACTTTCAGCGAATTCTAAAACATACTGGAATGCCTCATCAAATGCAAGAACCTCTCTTACTTGTGAAGCGGGGTCGTTTTGGTGGCCAGCGTGATCTATTCTAGAGCCTTCGACCATTAGAAAAAACCCATTAGAGTCCTTATCCTCATTGGAGGCTTTCTCCAACGCATTCAAAGCTACAGTGACTTGATCCTTGAGGGAAGGATACTCCTTTTCATCTCTGTCAATTTCAAAGGGAATATCGTTATCTGCGAAGAGACCCAGTAGTGGCAAGGTAATGTTGTCACCATTGTTGTCCAGCAAGGAATCGAAACTTTTACGGTCACCCACGTACTGCCAGCCATTAGACTTGGCCTCATCAATCAAGTCTCTACCATCCTTCCTAGAACCATGGCGGCCGTATGGAGAAGCCTCCTCGCCGTAAGGGTAAAAGTGGCTTCTACCGCCACCCATTAGCAAATCCACCACTCTACCCAGGGGATACTCACCCAACTGGTGAGTAGCGATCAGATCCTCTTGCCATCTGTAATCGACATGAGAACTAAATGAGGCTGGTGTAGCATCCGTGATTCTTGTCGTGACCACAAGCCCGGTGAGATAGCCTGCCAATTTGGCTGCTTCGAGCACCGTACCACAGGGTCTGTGGTGTGTATCTACACCGATAGCCCCATTATAGCTCTTTAATGCACATGCAAACGCGGTGGCGCCTGCAGCCGAGTCGGTGACTAAGGAGTTCGAAGATCTTGTCCTGGAAGAACCGATAAAATGCTGGTCAAGCGTTAGGATGTCGTCTATGGCCAGGTCAAGAATATGCTGTTTGAACGATCTTGCCATGGACAAAGACGCAGGTCCCATCCCATCCGTCACAAAGAATatgacatttttcttcttgtttgaTGCAGAACGCAACACAATGGTGTTTGGGAACACCAGTTGCAAtaacaccagcagcaaCCCAATTAAGACCACCGTGGATACGATTATCTTGGACCGCTTAGAAATCCGCCTCTTTTTTGGACGAGAATTTGAGTTCGACCCAGGAACAAGACGTGTCTGTTCGCCCGGTAATGTGTGAGTCATCATGCTGTTGATGCTagtatgtatgtatatttgTGTAACCGTTCGCTACCAACGTGTGCAGCAAGAAAATgcgtatatatataaatttcTCTCTTTATATACTAAAATGCTTCTTGTTTTCCCCCACGCGCGAAGCTTATCGTTATCGTCCAACCTCCTACTCTTGTAGTTGCTGTTCTTCAGCCAGCCGCGCCTTACGAGAGGTGTACAAAGAAGAGATCCGCTGCTCTTCTTTCCATTCGCTCGTCAGCTTTGCTCTCAATGTCTCACACTGTGCGTCGATTTGCTCTTCCGGAAGCGATTCGTCGTCCTCCAGCCGATCACGTAGTTTGCTAACTTGCAGCTCGATCTCACGTTTCTGCATGTGCGTTTCCATATGTTTCTGCACTGCTAGGGGCCTGTTCACCCTGCCATGGCTGGCCTTATTAATCGCCTTTGGGCGCTGCTGCTGCTCACTACCTTGTGGCCTGCGCCTATTTGTGCTGCTGGCAAGTGACCTCTGCACGTGGCCCGACGTAGATGACCCTTTCGCCGATTTGAGTCCTATTCCATTGTACGACATGTCCGGAACAGCTTGCGTGGGATGCCGAAAGGTGATGTGCTGAGTCGAAGTCGAGATCCTGCCGACTATAATACCGCCCTTATAGTGCCCATTCTTGATTTAATTGGTATCTTCTTTGCTTTTACCCGCACGctatctatatatatacgaTTTCTTTCTAAACTGCTacgccttttttttttacaatagggaagaaaaagaaaatatgataaaaaaccatcaggaaaaaagatgataGTTTTCCAGTGAATTCGTTTGTGCATTTTAAAGGTCAGTATTATCGGTAGTAATATTGAAATCCGCAAGCACTCACACGTGGAAGAATGTCGATTTTTCTCAGTAAGAGGCTATTGAGATACACCGTCTTTGTCGGTGTAGTTATTATTTTAGTGTTAACGTTGAACTCTAATGGCACCGCTCAGCAATATGTGTCATCTTTATCTTCGCTTACATCGTTTGGATCTACTTCCGCTGAACAGCAGGCCAGCACCGAGGAAGATGATGCTGAAAAGCTACGGAAGTATGCGTCGGACCCAGATGCAGGCGAGGACTCAGAAGCCATGGATGAGGAATCCAGGGCTCTCAAGGCCGCTGCTGAACACGCAGACGCCCCAATCGACACTAAGACCACCATGGACTATATCATGCCATCCTTTGCTAACAAAAGCGCCCAACCAAAAGCGTGTTACGTCACTTTAGTGAGAAACAGCGAATTGAACGGTTTGTTAAGTTCCATTAAATACGTGGAagagaaaatcaacaagaAATATCCGTATCCTTGGGTTTTTCTTAACGACGAGGAGTTCACCGAAGAATTCAAGCAAGCGGTCACCAAGGCTGTCTCTTCTGAAGTTAAATTTGGTCTTCTGCCCAAGGAGCATTGGTCATATCCAGATTGGATAGATCAAACGAAGGCTGCTCGAATTCGCGAAGAAGCAGCAAACCAATATATCTACGGTGGTTCTGAATCCTACAGACACATGTGTCGTTATCAATCCGGGTTTTTCTGGAGACACCCATTATTGGATGAGTACGACTGGTACTGGCGTGTGGAACCAGGCATCAAGCTGTACTGTGACATCAACTACGATGTTTTCAAATGGATGCAagacaatgaaaaagtttatgGTTTCACTGTTTCCATCCATGAGTATGAAATTACCATCCCAACGCTATGGAAAACATCCATGGATTTCATGGAAAAGAACCCTCAATACGTAGACAAGGACAACCTAATGAACTTCCTTTCTGATGACAATGGTAAAACGTACAATATGTGTCATTTCTGGtctaattttga
This is a stretch of genomic DNA from Saccharomyces kudriavzevii IFO 1802 strain IFO1802 genome assembly, chromosome: 4. It encodes these proteins:
- the DIG2 gene encoding Dig2p (similar to Saccharomyces cerevisiae DIG2 (YDR480W) and DIG1 (YPL049C); ancestral locus Anc_8.499), with amino-acid sequence MNKQEEEDSEREEMLSVQKNDPGKLKQLGMQLVSPGLDEDRLSENMISKIKKSKDIEKNQKLLISKLSQKDEDHTGRPPAITVSSPDRTMSFKSRNHSLKRKRIPSALNVSGVRSSSQWHASKSAPPNITRFPQQQINPRVRYMGRVAPAAQDYPSPTANPYMTAAYPFPYTGLPPVPYYPYISTPTHTHSYEGCYPPMYPTPMYNSAMTPADNQAKRKKPTRRSSHWDDLASRKKNYISRQRSGDIITSRTDSETGSPVTKHVLSEDASLNDDIGDDNDKEKSISGEIYLYDDVFKFEVRSDKDDYMKACDRIWNEWQSLKK
- the PHO8 gene encoding alkaline phosphatase PHO8 (similar to Saccharomyces cerevisiae PHO8 (YDR481C); ancestral locus Anc_8.501), which translates into the protein MMTHTLPGEQTRLVPGSNSNSRPKKRRISKRSKIIVSTVVLIGLLLVLLQLVFPNTIVLRSASNKKKNVIFFVTDGMGPASLSMARSFKQHILDLAIDDILTLDQHFIGSSRTRSSNSLVTDSAAGATAFACALKSYNGAIGVDTHHRPCGTVLEAAKLAGYLTGLVVTTRITDATPASFSSHVDYRWQEDLIATHQLGEYPLGRVVDLLMGGGRSHFYPYGEEASPYGRHGSRKDGRDLIDEAKSNGWQYVGDRKSFDSLLDNNGDNITLPLLGLFADNDIPFEIDRDEKEYPSLKDQVTVALNALEKASNEDKDSNGFFLMVEGSRIDHAGHQNDPASQVREVLAFDEAFQYVLEFAESSDTETVLVSTSDHETGGLAVSRQVTVGYPDYVWYPQVLANATHSGEFLKRKLVDFVHVHKGATSKIENFIKYEVLERDLGIFDYTDDDVKTLIHLGDNMNAIQDKLNDMVSFRAQIGWTTHGHSAVDVNIYAYTNKKATWSYLLESLQGNHENTEVGQFLENYLELNLSKITDLISDTKHSSDFDAAEIASEVPHYDEYYHELSH
- the CWC21 gene encoding U2-type spliceosomal complex subunit CWC21 (similar to Saccharomyces cerevisiae CWC21 (YDR482C); ancestral locus Anc_8.503), encoding MSYNGIGLKSAKGSSTSGHVQRSLASSTNRRRPQGSEQQQRPKAINKASHGRVNRPLAVQKHMETHMQKREIELQVSKLRDRLEDDESLPEEQIDAQCETLRAKLTSEWKEEQRISSLYTSRKARLAEEQQLQE
- the KRE2 gene encoding alpha-1,2-mannosyltransferase KRE2 (similar to Saccharomyces cerevisiae KRE2 (YDR483W) and KTR6 (YPL053C); ancestral locus Anc_8.505), whose protein sequence is MSIFLSKRLLRYTVFVGVVIILVLTLNSNGTAQQYVSSLSSLTSFGSTSAEQQASTEEDDAEKLRKYASDPDAGEDSEAMDEESRALKAAAEHADAPIDTKTTMDYIMPSFANKSAQPKACYVTLVRNSELNGLLSSIKYVEEKINKKYPYPWVFLNDEEFTEEFKQAVTKAVSSEVKFGLLPKEHWSYPDWIDQTKAARIREEAANQYIYGGSESYRHMCRYQSGFFWRHPLLDEYDWYWRVEPGIKLYCDINYDVFKWMQDNEKVYGFTVSIHEYEITIPTLWKTSMDFMEKNPQYVDKDNLMNFLSDDNGKTYNMCHFWSNFEIANLNLWRSAAYREYFETLDHQGGFFYERWGDAPVHSIAAALFLPKDKIHYFSDIGYHHPPYDNCPLDKDVYDQNNCECDQGNDFTFQSYSCGKQYYEAQGLVKPKNWKKFRD